Proteins encoded in a region of the Lolium perenne isolate Kyuss_39 unplaced genomic scaffold, Kyuss_2.0 unplaced18, whole genome shotgun sequence genome:
- the LOC127321049 gene encoding cytochrome c oxidase subunit 2, translating into MILHSLECRFLRIALCDAAEPWKLGSQDTATPMMQGIIDLHHDIFFFLILILVFVSRMLVHALWHFNEQTNPIPQRIVHGTTIEIIRTIFPSVILLFIAIPSFALLYSMDGVLVDPAITIKAIGHQWYRTYEYSDYNSSDEQSLTFDSYTIPEDDLELGQSHLLEVDNRVVVPAKTHLRMIVTPADVPHSWAVPSSGVKCDDVPGRSNLTSISVQREGVYYGQCSEIRGTNNAFTPIVVEVVTLKDYADWVSNQLILQTN; encoded by the exons ATGATTCTTCATTCATTAGAATGTCGATTCCTCAGAATCGCTCTTTGTGATGCTGCGGAACCATGGAAATTAGGATCTCAAGACACAGCAACACCTATGATGCAAGGAATCATTGACTTACATCACGATATCTTTTTCTTCCTCATTCTTATTTTGGTTTTCGTATCACGGATGTTGGTTCACGCTTTATGGCATTTCAACGAGCAAACTAATCCAATCCCGCAAAGGATTGTTCATGGAACTACTATCGAAATTATTCGGACCATATTTCCAAGTGTCATTCTTTTGTTCATTGCTATACCATCGTTTGCTCTGTTATATTCAATGGACGGGGTATTAGTAGATCCAGCCATTACTATAAAAGCTATTGGACATCAATGGTATCGGA CTTATGAGTATTCGGACTATAACAGTTCCGATGAACAGTCACTTACTTTTGACAGTTATACGATTCCAGAAGATGATCTAGAATTGGGTCAATCACATTTATTAGAAGTTGACAATAGAGTGGTTGTACCCGCCAAAACTCATCTACGTATGATTGTAACACCCGCTGATGTACCTCATAGTTGGGCTGTACCTTCCTCAGGTGTCAAATGTGATGATGTACCTGGTCGTTCAAATCTTACCTCCATCTCGGTACAACGAGAAGGAGTTTACTATGGTCAGTGCAGTGAGATTCGTGGAACTAATAATGCCTTTACGCCAATCGTCGTAGAAGTAGTGACTTTGAAAGATTATGCGGATTGGGTATCCAATCAATTAATCCTCCAAACTAACTAA